The Bubalus bubalis isolate 160015118507 breed Murrah chromosome 16, NDDB_SH_1, whole genome shotgun sequence genome window below encodes:
- the LOC112579502 gene encoding olfactory receptor 51B2-like codes for MWPNTSEDPFLLTGFPGLEAAHHWISIPFFAVYVSVLLGNGTLLYLIKNDWSLHEPMYYFLAMLAATDLTVTLTTMPTVMGLLWGNRREISPGACFLPAYFIHSLSIVESGILLAMAYDRFIAICTPLRYNSILTNNQVMKIGLGVLMRGFLSLLPPILPLCWFPYCHSHVLSHAFCLHQDVMKLACADITFNRVYPIILVALTFFLDSLMIFVSYILILKTVMGTASGEEQAKALHTCVSHISCVLVFYITVIGLTFIHRFGTHTPHVVHVTMSYVYFFFPPFMNPLIYSIKTKQIQRSIVRLFSVHNRA; via the coding sequence ATGTGGCCCAACACTAGTGAGGACCCCTTCTTGCTGACTGGCTTCCCAGGTCTGGAGGCAGCTCATCACTGGATCTCCATCCCCTTCTTTGCAGTCTATGTCTCTGTGCTTCTTGGCAATGGTACTCTCCTCTACCTCATCAAGAATGACTGGAGTCTCCATGAACCGATGTACTATTTCCTTGCCATGCTGGCAGCCACAGATCTGACGGTGACATTAACCACAATGCCAACTGTAATGGGTCTCTTATGGGGCAATCGCAGAGAAATAAGCCCTGGAGCCTGCTTTCTGCCGGCTTACTTCATTCACTCCCTTTCCATTGTAGAATCTGGTATCTTGCTTGCCATGGCCTATGACCGTTTCATTGCTATCTGTACCCCTCTGAGGTACAACTCTATCCTTACCAATAATCAAGTGATGAAGATAGGTCTTGGAGTACTAATGAGAGGCTTTTTATCCCTTTTGCCTCCAATTCTGCCACTCTGTTGGTTCCCATATTGCCATTCCCATGTTCTTTCCCATGCCTTTTGCCTCCACCAAGATGTCATGAAACTTGCCTGTGCTGATATTACATTTAATCGTGTGTACCCAATTATTCTGGTTGCTTTGACTTTCTTCCTAGATTCTCTAATGATCTTTGTCTCTTATATCCTAATCCTTAAGACAGTGATGGGCACTGCCTCTGGGGAGGAGCAAGCTAAGGCGCTTCACACCTGTGTGTCCCATATCAGCTGTGTCCTGGTCTTTTACATCACTGTGATTGGTCTGACTTTCATCCACAGATTTGGGACACATACACCACATGTGGTCCATGTTACCATGAGCtatgtctattttttctttcctccattcaTGAATCCCCTTATATACAGCATCAAGACCAAGCAGATTCAGAGAAGCATTGTTCGCCTATTTTCTGTGCACAATAGGGCTTGa